The proteins below are encoded in one region of Serratia symbiotica:
- a CDS encoding C40 family peptidase: protein MRLILILSMLLLTQLFFNLAHAVPQARTTTEQRKSHAANEAQPDDPQKRKAVKVRKKVKVSARLPLKAKTQKIAKTVKVVPPRKGDKKRYDHQRQPGISKTIHPHDVKPLKLSLAHKKRYQHAKQTAMAKLMGQMGKPYHWGGSSPHTGFDCSGLIYYAYKDVVKIKMPRTTKEMYQLRHAAPIKKSELESGDLVFFRIHNHNVADHVGVYLGNGKFIQSPRSGEEIRISQLNNDYWQNHYIGARRVVTPQTIR from the coding sequence ATGCGCTTAATTCTTATACTTTCCATGCTGCTACTTACACAACTCTTCTTCAATCTAGCGCATGCTGTACCGCAGGCGCGTACTACCACCGAGCAGCGCAAAAGTCACGCTGCTAATGAAGCGCAACCAGATGACCCCCAGAAAAGAAAAGCGGTGAAAGTCAGAAAAAAAGTAAAAGTTAGCGCTAGGTTACCGTTGAAGGCCAAAACCCAGAAAATAGCCAAAACTGTTAAAGTAGTCCCACCGAGAAAGGGTGACAAAAAGCGCTATGACCACCAACGTCAACCCGGTATTTCCAAAACTATACACCCACACGATGTAAAACCATTGAAGCTCAGCCTGGCACATAAAAAACGTTATCAGCATGCCAAACAGACGGCGATGGCCAAGCTGATGGGCCAAATGGGCAAGCCTTATCACTGGGGGGGCAGTTCACCCCATACCGGCTTTGATTGCAGTGGTCTAATTTACTACGCTTATAAAGATGTGGTGAAAATCAAGATGCCACGCACCACCAAAGAAATGTACCAATTACGCCATGCTGCGCCAATCAAGAAAAGCGAACTGGAAAGCGGTGATCTGGTGTTCTTTCGCATTCACAATCACAACGTAGCCGATCATGTCGGGGTCTATCTCGGCAATGGCAAATTTATACAGTCACCGCGATCCGGTGAAGAGATCCGCATCAGCCAACTCAACAACGACTATTGGCAGAATCACTACATCGGTGCACGCCGGGTAGTCACGCCACAAACCATTCGCTAA
- a CDS encoding YnhF family membrane protein — MDTDLKMSLLATLCVLAVIIVFCFTAVLN; from the coding sequence ATGGATACTGACCTGAAGATGTCGTTGCTTGCCACGTTATGTGTGTTGGCGGTGATTATTGTTTTCTGTTTCACCGCTGTGCTGAACTGA
- the purR gene encoding HTH-type transcriptional repressor PurR → MATIKDVAKRAGVSTTTVSHVINKTRFVAEETQAAVCAAIKELHYSPSAVARSLKVNHTKSIGLLATSSEAPYFAEVIEAVENSCYSKGYTLILCNSHNNLNKQRAYLAMLAQKRVDGLLIMCSEYPEQLLSMLEEYRPIPMVVMDWGAARGDFTDTIVDNAFEGGYLAGRYLIERGHRDIGAIPGQLVRNTGGGRHQGFLKAMEEANIKMRNEWIVQGDFEPESGYQAMHQILSQKQRPTAVFCGGDIMAMGAICAADELGLRVPQDISVIGYDNVRNARYFTPALTTIHQPKERLGEMAFSMLLDRIISKREESQVIEVHPKLLERRSVADGPFIDYRR, encoded by the coding sequence ATGGCAACGATCAAAGATGTAGCCAAACGCGCTGGCGTTTCCACTACCACCGTTTCGCACGTCATCAATAAGACTCGTTTCGTCGCCGAAGAAACTCAAGCGGCCGTTTGTGCTGCAATCAAGGAGTTGCATTATTCGCCAAGCGCCGTGGCGCGCAGCCTGAAGGTCAATCACACCAAATCGATCGGCCTGCTGGCCACATCAAGTGAGGCCCCCTATTTTGCTGAAGTGATCGAAGCAGTGGAAAATAGCTGCTATAGCAAGGGCTACACGCTGATCTTGTGCAACTCGCACAATAATCTGAACAAACAACGCGCCTATCTGGCTATGCTGGCACAAAAGCGCGTCGATGGCCTGCTAATAATGTGCTCGGAATACCCAGAACAACTGTTGAGCATGCTGGAAGAATATCGCCCTATTCCCATGGTGGTGATGGATTGGGGGGCTGCACGGGGGGATTTCACTGATACCATCGTCGACAATGCCTTCGAGGGCGGTTACTTGGCTGGCCGCTATCTGATCGAGCGCGGCCACCGTGATATTGGTGCCATTCCGGGCCAACTGGTGCGCAACACCGGTGGCGGGCGTCACCAGGGTTTTCTGAAAGCCATGGAGGAAGCTAATATTAAGATGCGCAATGAGTGGATCGTTCAGGGCGACTTTGAGCCAGAATCCGGTTATCAGGCAATGCATCAAATCCTGTCACAAAAACAACGGCCAACTGCTGTATTTTGCGGTGGCGACATCATGGCGATGGGAGCCATCTGCGCCGCTGACGAACTGGGCCTACGTGTGCCGCAGGATATTTCGGTGATCGGCTATGATAACGTGCGTAATGCCAGGTACTTCACCCCGGCGCTGACCACTATCCATCAGCCGAAGGAACGCCTAGGTGAAATGGCGTTTAGCATGTTGCTGGATCGCATTATCAGTAAACGTGAGGAGTCACAGGTGATCGAAGTGCACCCGAAACTGCTTGAACGCCGTTCGGTGGCCGATGGCCCATTCATCGACTACCGCCGTTAA
- the punC gene encoding purine nucleoside transporter PunC, producing MRNSFGFMGYLAGLSILGYLATDMYLPAFSAMQQELQISAGAISVSLSVFLAGFAFAQLLWGALSDHLGRKPVLLLGLVLFALGCLGMLWVQNAVQLWLLRFIQAIGACSAAVTWQALVVDRYREGKARRIFATIMPLVALSPALAPLMGAWLLNQTSWRMIFAVLLGFSILLLLPTLLLKKSTRSENAAGQSNSSVSFWQLFKSPVFSGNVAMFAAGSAGFFAWLTGSPFILSDMGYSPNDIGLSYMPQTLAFLLGGYGYRTTLNRIKGKTLLPWLLVTYGASIAALYLVAMLGEPTLTTLLIPFCIMALVNGAGYPIMVANALMAFPESSGKAAALQNTLQLGLCFVASMLVSAFISQPLLATVSVMFSTVVLAAVGYWLQRGKAVGGTA from the coding sequence ATGCGAAATTCCTTTGGCTTTATGGGTTACCTCGCTGGCCTGAGCATATTGGGTTATCTGGCCACCGACATGTACCTACCTGCCTTTAGTGCCATGCAGCAGGAATTACAGATCTCTGCCGGTGCGATCAGTGTCAGCCTGAGCGTATTTCTAGCGGGTTTCGCTTTTGCACAGCTACTGTGGGGTGCGCTTTCCGACCATCTGGGCCGCAAGCCAGTACTGCTGCTCGGCTTGGTGCTGTTCGCCTTAGGTTGCCTCGGCATGCTATGGGTACAAAATGCTGTGCAGCTATGGTTATTGCGCTTTATTCAGGCGATTGGTGCCTGCTCCGCCGCTGTTACCTGGCAGGCGCTGGTGGTTGACCGCTACCGTGAGGGCAAAGCCAGGCGCATATTCGCCACGATCATGCCGTTGGTCGCGTTATCCCCCGCGTTGGCACCGCTGATGGGTGCCTGGCTGCTGAACCAGACAAGTTGGCGCATGATCTTCGCCGTGCTATTGGGCTTCTCCATCCTGCTACTGCTACCAACATTACTGCTGAAGAAAAGCACCCGGTCAGAAAACGCAGCTGGTCAAAGCAACAGTAGTGTCAGCTTCTGGCAGTTGTTCAAATCGCCCGTGTTCAGCGGCAACGTTGCGATGTTCGCCGCCGGTTCGGCCGGATTTTTCGCCTGGCTGACCGGTTCGCCGTTTATCCTCAGCGATATGGGCTACAGCCCAAATGATATTGGCCTAAGCTATATGCCGCAAACCTTAGCTTTCCTGTTGGGGGGTTATGGCTACCGTACCACACTAAATCGCATTAAGGGTAAAACCTTGCTGCCATGGTTGTTAGTAACTTATGGCGCAAGCATCGCAGCACTGTATCTAGTGGCGATGCTGGGCGAACCAACCCTGACCACTTTGTTGATCCCGTTCTGCATCATGGCCTTGGTTAATGGTGCTGGCTATCCAATAATGGTGGCGAATGCGTTAATGGCATTTCCGGAAAGCAGTGGCAAAGCCGCAGCGTTGCAAAACACTTTGCAGCTCGGTCTGTGCTTTGTCGCCAGCATGCTGGTATCGGCATTTATCTCGCAGCCATTGTTGGCGACAGTGTCGGTGATGTTTTCTACAGTGGTGTTGGCTGCGGTGGGCTATTGGCTACAACGAGGAAAAGCAGTTGGCGGCACGGCGTGA
- a CDS encoding riboflavin synthase, with protein MFTGIVQGTAPLVAIDEKPNFRTHVIEMPAELLSGLELGASVAHNGCCLTVTAVEGTRVSFDLIKETLCLTNLGELALGDRVNIERAARFNDEIGGHLMSGHIICTAEVAKILASENNRQIWLRMPNASLMKYILHKGFIGIDGISLTIGEVVNNRFCVHLIPETLERTTLGRKRLGDKVNIEIDPQTQAVVDSVERVLASREARLSATFKD; from the coding sequence ATGTTCACCGGTATTGTACAGGGCACCGCACCCTTGGTCGCCATTGATGAGAAACCCAACTTCCGCACCCATGTGATTGAAATGCCTGCCGAACTATTGTCTGGGCTAGAGTTAGGTGCCTCGGTTGCCCATAATGGTTGCTGCCTGACGGTGACCGCCGTGGAAGGCACGCGCGTCAGTTTCGATCTGATCAAGGAAACGCTATGCCTGACCAACCTTGGCGAATTGGCGTTGGGTGACAGGGTCAACATCGAGCGTGCCGCCAGATTTAACGACGAAATTGGCGGCCATCTAATGTCCGGCCATATTATTTGCACGGCAGAAGTGGCCAAGATTTTGGCTTCGGAAAATAACCGCCAAATCTGGCTACGTATGCCCAATGCGTCACTGATGAAATATATCCTGCATAAGGGGTTTATTGGCATTGACGGCATCAGCTTGACCATCGGCGAGGTGGTGAATAACCGGTTCTGCGTGCATTTGATTCCCGAAACGTTAGAACGCACCACGCTGGGTAGAAAACGTTTGGGCGACAAAGTGAATATTGAGATCGACCCGCAAACACAGGCGGTAGTGGACAGCGTTGAACGGGTGCTCGCTAGCCGTGAAGCAAGGTTATCGGCGACGTTCAAGGACTGA
- the pykF gene encoding pyruvate kinase PykF, which produces MKKTKIVCTIGPKTESEEMLTKLLNAGMNVMRLNFSHGNYEEHGKRIHTMRTVMDKTGLNAGILLDTKGPEIRTMKLEDGKDASLVAGQTFTFTTDQSVIGNSERVAVTYTGFSADLKIGDTVLVDDGLIGMEVIKVTENEVICKVLNNGDLGENKGVNLPGVSIQLPALAEKDKHDLIFGCEQGVDFVAASFIRKRSDVLEIREHLKIHGGEQIQIISKIENQEGLNNFDEILEASDGIMVARGDLGVEIPVEEVIFAQKMMIEKCNHARKVVITATQMLDSMIKNPRPTRAEAGDVANAILDGTDAVMLSGESAKGKYPLEAVTIMATICERTDRVMPSRIDKLNDSRKLRITEAVCRSAVETAEKLDAPLIVVATSGGKSAKSVRKYFPNALILALTTNEVTAHQLILSKGVIPMRVKEIASTDDFYRIGKEAALSSGLAQKGDVVVMVSGALVPSGTTNTTSVHLL; this is translated from the coding sequence ATGAAAAAGACCAAGATTGTTTGTACCATCGGCCCCAAAACCGAATCAGAAGAAATGCTCACCAAGCTGCTGAACGCGGGCATGAACGTCATGCGCCTCAACTTTTCACACGGCAATTATGAAGAGCACGGTAAACGCATTCATACAATGCGCACCGTGATGGACAAAACCGGACTCAATGCCGGCATCCTGCTGGATACCAAAGGTCCGGAAATCCGTACCATGAAACTGGAAGACGGCAAAGATGCTTCTCTGGTTGCCGGCCAGACTTTTACCTTCACCACCGATCAAAGCGTCATCGGTAATAGCGAACGCGTTGCGGTGACCTACACCGGTTTCTCAGCCGACCTGAAAATCGGCGATACCGTACTGGTTGATGATGGCTTGATCGGCATGGAAGTCATCAAGGTAACCGAGAATGAAGTGATCTGTAAGGTGCTGAACAACGGCGATCTGGGTGAAAACAAAGGCGTTAATCTGCCGGGCGTTTCCATCCAACTACCTGCACTGGCTGAAAAAGACAAGCATGACCTGATTTTTGGCTGTGAACAAGGCGTGGACTTCGTTGCTGCCTCTTTTATCCGCAAGCGTTCTGACGTGCTGGAAATCCGTGAGCACCTGAAAATCCACGGCGGTGAGCAAATCCAAATCATTTCCAAGATTGAAAACCAAGAAGGTCTTAACAACTTCGACGAAATCCTCGAAGCGTCCGATGGCATCATGGTCGCCCGTGGTGATCTGGGGGTTGAGATCCCGGTAGAAGAAGTGATCTTTGCCCAGAAGATGATGATCGAAAAATGTAACCACGCGCGCAAAGTGGTGATCACCGCCACCCAAATGCTGGATTCGATGATCAAAAACCCGCGCCCTACCCGCGCGGAGGCTGGCGACGTGGCCAATGCCATTCTGGACGGCACCGACGCCGTCATGCTATCTGGTGAGAGTGCCAAGGGCAAATACCCCTTGGAGGCAGTCACCATCATGGCAACCATCTGTGAGCGCACTGATCGCGTGATGCCAAGCCGTATTGACAAACTCAACGACAGCCGCAAGCTGCGCATCACTGAGGCCGTCTGCCGTAGCGCGGTCGAAACCGCAGAGAAACTGGACGCGCCGCTGATCGTAGTTGCCACCAGCGGCGGCAAATCAGCCAAATCGGTGCGTAAATACTTCCCTAATGCGTTGATCCTGGCACTGACCACCAATGAAGTCACTGCCCACCAGTTGATCCTGAGCAAAGGTGTTATCCCGATGAGAGTCAAAGAAATTGCCTCTACCGACGACTTCTACCGCATTGGTAAAGAAGCGGCGCTATCCAGCGGTCTGGCGCAAAAAGGCGATGTGGTGGTGATGGTTTCCGGCGCTCTGGTGCCAAGCGGCACCACCAATACCACCTCGGTGCACCTGCTATAA
- a CDS encoding IS4 family transposase — translation MLLSQALDAVLKFSPKEFAALSDLLSPELIDECLADTGVVTLRKRRLPMEMMVWAVAGMSLFRSFSMNQLVSHLDIMLPGKRPFVAPSAVVQARQRLGEDVVRLVFEKTRQLWFEKTPLSHWNGLTLMAVDGTLWRTPDTPENDAAFGRTANEYAQSDWPQLRMVCQMEVTSHLLSGVSFGSVSETSKVDLAAQLAGQTQDHSLTILDKGFYALGLLHHWWSSGTEKHWMIPLRKGAQYQVREKLGAGHELVELSLTPQARKKWKDAPQTLTARLISKEINGKTIQILTSMCDPLRYPKADIVDLYGQRWEIEQGFREMKQHLLQNELTLRSRKPELIRQELWGVVLAYNLLRFMMAQMAYSLKNVEPYQIGFKQAALYLTAQLSILPAVAPGKVPKVMNEILAMAESFVLPARRQRHYPRAVKKKPQRYPLRRPQKLN, via the coding sequence ATGTTACTGAGTCAGGCGCTTGATGCCGTTCTTAAATTCTCTCCTAAAGAGTTTGCTGCACTGTCTGATTTGCTCTCACCTGAGCTTATCGATGAGTGCCTGGCTGATACCGGGGTCGTGACGCTTCGCAAGCGCCGTCTCCCCATGGAGATGATGGTCTGGGCTGTCGCCGGTATGTCCTTGTTCCGCTCATTTTCCATGAATCAGTTGGTTTCACATCTCGATATTATGCTGCCGGGTAAGCGTCCTTTTGTCGCACCCAGCGCCGTGGTACAAGCCCGTCAGCGGCTCGGGGAAGATGTGGTTAGACTGGTTTTCGAGAAAACACGCCAACTCTGGTTCGAGAAAACACCGTTATCCCACTGGAACGGTCTGACATTGATGGCTGTAGACGGCACTCTGTGGAGAACACCGGACACGCCGGAAAATGATGCTGCTTTTGGACGAACAGCTAATGAGTATGCCCAGTCCGACTGGCCACAGCTGCGTATGGTCTGTCAGATGGAAGTGACCAGTCATCTGTTATCCGGTGTGAGCTTTGGCAGCGTGTCAGAAACCAGCAAAGTTGACCTTGCCGCTCAATTGGCCGGGCAGACGCAGGACCACTCACTGACGATACTGGATAAAGGCTTCTATGCACTCGGGTTGCTTCACCACTGGTGGTCATCAGGAACAGAAAAACACTGGATGATCCCACTGCGCAAAGGCGCGCAGTATCAGGTGCGCGAGAAGCTGGGTGCAGGACATGAACTGGTCGAACTCAGCTTAACCCCTCAGGCCCGTAAGAAATGGAAAGATGCGCCTCAAACACTGACGGCGAGGTTGATAAGTAAAGAAATCAACGGAAAAACAATACAGATCCTGACGTCAATGTGCGATCCGTTACGTTACCCTAAAGCTGATATCGTTGACCTTTACGGGCAGCGTTGGGAAATCGAGCAGGGCTTCAGAGAAATGAAACAGCATCTGTTGCAAAATGAACTGACGCTGAGAAGCAGAAAGCCAGAGCTAATAAGACAGGAACTCTGGGGTGTAGTGCTGGCTTATAACCTGCTGAGGTTCATGATGGCACAGATGGCTTACAGCCTGAAAAACGTGGAGCCTTACCAGATAGGGTTTAAACAGGCTGCACTGTATCTAACAGCGCAACTGAGCATACTGCCAGCGGTGGCTCCGGGAAAGGTGCCGAAAGTGATGAATGAAATCCTGGCGATGGCTGAAAGCTTCGTCCTGCCAGCCCGACGGCAAAGACATTATCCAAGAGCGGTAAAAAAGAAGCCGCAACGTTACCCGTTGCGGCGTCCTCAAAAGCTTAACTGA
- a CDS encoding major outer membrane lipoprotein yields MNRTKLVLGSVILGSTLLAGCSSNTKIEQLSTDVQTLNAKVDQLSNDVTAIRSDVQAAKDDAARANQRLDNQVHTYKK; encoded by the coding sequence ATGAATCGTACTAAACTGGTACTGGGCTCAGTAATCCTAGGTTCCACTCTGCTGGCAGGCTGCTCAAGCAATACTAAAATCGAACAACTGTCTACTGACGTTCAAACCCTGAACGCTAAAGTTGATCAGCTCAGCAACGATGTAACTGCAATCCGTTCTGACGTTCAAGCTGCTAAAGATGACGCAGCGCGCGCTAATCAACGTCTGGACAACCAAGTTCACACTTACAAAAAGTAA
- a CDS encoding IS4 family transposase: MLLSQALDAVLKFSPKEFAALSDLLSPELIDECLADTGVVTLRKRRLPMEMMVWAVAGMSLFRSFSMNQLVSHLDIMLPGKRPFVAPSAVVQARQRFGEDVVRLVFEKTRQLWFEKTPLSHWNGLTLMAVDGTLWRTPDTPENDAAFGQTANEYAQSDWPQLRMVCQMEVTSHLLSGVSFGSVSETSEVDLAAQLAGQTQDHSLTILDKGFYALGLLHHWWSSGTEKHWMIPLRKGAQYQVREKLGAGHELVELSLPPQARKKWKDAPQTLTARLISKEINGKTIQILTSMCDPLRYPKADIVDLYGQRWEIEQGFREMKQHLLQNELTLRSRKPELIRQELWGVVLAYNLLRFMMAQMAYSLKNVEPYQIGFKQAALYLTAQLSILPAVAPGKVPKVMNEILAMAESFVLSARRQRHYPRAVKKKPQRYPLRRPQKLN; the protein is encoded by the coding sequence ATGTTACTGAGTCAGGCGCTTGATGCCGTTCTTAAATTCTCTCCTAAAGAGTTTGCTGCACTGTCTGATTTGCTCTCACCTGAGCTTATCGATGAGTGCCTGGCTGATACCGGGGTCGTGACGCTTCGCAAGCGCCGTCTCCCCATGGAGATGATGGTCTGGGCTGTCGCCGGTATGTCCTTGTTCCGCTCATTTTCCATGAATCAGTTGGTTTCACATCTCGATATTATGCTGCCGGGTAAGCGTCCTTTTGTCGCACCCAGCGCCGTGGTACAAGCCCGTCAGCGGTTCGGGGAAGATGTGGTTAGACTGGTTTTCGAGAAAACACGCCAACTCTGGTTCGAGAAAACACCGTTATCCCACTGGAACGGTCTGACATTGATGGCTGTAGACGGCACTCTGTGGAGAACACCGGACACGCCGGAAAATGATGCTGCTTTTGGACAAACAGCTAATGAGTATGCCCAGTCCGACTGGCCACAGCTGCGTATGGTCTGTCAGATGGAAGTGACCAGTCATCTGTTATCCGGTGTGAGCTTTGGCAGCGTGTCAGAAACCAGCGAAGTTGACCTTGCCGCTCAATTGGCCGGGCAGACGCAGGACCACTCACTGACGATACTGGATAAAGGCTTCTATGCACTCGGGTTGCTTCACCACTGGTGGTCATCAGGAACAGAAAAACACTGGATGATCCCACTGCGCAAAGGCGCGCAGTATCAGGTGCGCGAGAAGCTGGGTGCAGGACATGAACTGGTCGAACTCAGCTTACCCCCTCAGGCCCGTAAGAAATGGAAAGATGCGCCTCAAACACTGACGGCGAGGTTGATAAGTAAAGAAATCAACGGAAAAACAATACAGATCCTGACGTCAATGTGCGATCCGTTACGTTACCCTAAAGCTGATATCGTTGACCTTTACGGGCAGCGTTGGGAAATCGAGCAGGGCTTCAGAGAAATGAAACAGCATCTGTTGCAAAATGAACTGACGCTGAGAAGCAGAAAGCCAGAGCTAATAAGACAGGAACTCTGGGGTGTAGTGCTGGCTTATAACCTGCTGAGGTTCATGATGGCACAGATGGCTTACAGCCTGAAAAACGTGGAGCCTTACCAGATAGGGTTTAAACAGGCTGCACTGTATCTAACAGCGCAACTGAGCATACTGCCAGCGGTGGCTCCGGGAAAGGTGCCGAAAGTGATGAATGAAATCCTGGCGATGGCTGAAAGCTTCGTCCTGTCAGCCCGACGGCAAAGACATTATCCAAGAGCGGTAAAAAAGAAGCCGCAACGTTACCCGTTGCGGCGTCCTCAAAAGCTTAACTGA
- the sufE gene encoding cysteine desulfuration protein SufE, giving the protein MANLPDKDKLARNFSRCLNWEEKYLYVIELGAKLPALNDTERQPGNLISGCQSQVWIVMSSDEQGRVEFHGDSDTAIVKGLLAVVFILYRSLTPQQIVDLDVRPFFGELALSQHLTPSRSQGVEAMIRAIRRKATQLL; this is encoded by the coding sequence ATGGCGAATCTGCCGGACAAAGATAAATTGGCGCGTAATTTTTCCCGCTGTCTGAACTGGGAAGAGAAGTACCTGTATGTGATCGAGTTGGGAGCAAAACTGCCCGCGTTGAATGATACCGAGCGGCAACCCGGCAACCTGATTTCCGGTTGCCAGAGCCAAGTGTGGATCGTCATGAGCAGCGACGAGCAGGGGCGGGTTGAATTTCATGGCGACAGCGATACGGCGATCGTCAAAGGGCTGCTGGCGGTAGTGTTTATCCTTTACCGCTCGTTGACGCCACAGCAGATTGTCGATCTCGACGTGCGGCCATTCTTTGGCGAACTGGCGCTCAGCCAACATTTGACGCCATCGCGATCACAGGGGGTGGAAGCAATGATCCGTGCTATCCGCCGTAAGGCTACGCAGTTACTCTGA
- the sufS gene encoding cysteine desulfurase SufS, with translation MSYPIERVRRDFPLLAREVNGSPLAYLDSAASAQKPQVVIDRELDFYRHGYAAVHRGIHTLSAEATQQMEAVREKAAQFINAASAEEIVFVKGTTEGINLVANSFGRHLLQPGDSIIITEMEHHANIVPWQMLAQEHGLNLRVWPLQADGTLDLALLADVIDSSCKLLAITQVSNVLGTVNPLRDIIARAKAQAPALHVLVDGAQAVMHQQVDVQSLDCDFYVFSGHKLYGPSGIGILYGRRALLQQMPPWEGGGAMIQQVSLSAGTTFAEPPWRFEAGSPNTAAIIGLGAAIDYVSALGLKAIHNYEQSLMHYALEALQQVPTIKIYGPADRVGVIAFNLGEHHAYDVGSFLDQYGIAIRTGHHCAMPLMAFYQVPSMCRASLALYNTQEEVARLMAGLQRIHQLLG, from the coding sequence ATGAGTTATCCGATTGAGCGCGTGCGCCGCGATTTTCCGTTACTGGCGCGGGAGGTTAACGGCAGTCCGTTGGCCTACCTCGACAGCGCCGCTAGCGCGCAGAAGCCGCAGGTGGTGATCGATCGCGAACTGGACTTCTACCGCCATGGCTATGCGGCGGTGCATCGTGGTATCCACACCTTGAGCGCCGAGGCAACGCAGCAGATGGAGGCAGTGCGTGAAAAAGCGGCGCAGTTTATCAACGCTGCCTCGGCGGAAGAGATCGTATTCGTCAAGGGTACCACTGAAGGTATCAATTTGGTGGCCAACAGCTTTGGCCGCCACTTGCTGCAACCGGGCGACAGTATCATCATCACCGAGATGGAGCACCATGCCAACATCGTACCTTGGCAGATGCTGGCGCAGGAGCACGGGTTAAATCTGCGAGTCTGGCCATTGCAGGCGGATGGCACCTTGGATCTGGCTCTGCTGGCGGACGTGATCGACTCATCCTGTAAACTGCTGGCGATAACTCAGGTGTCCAACGTGCTGGGCACCGTCAATCCGCTGCGTGATATTATCGCCCGTGCTAAAGCGCAAGCCCCCGCTTTGCATGTGTTGGTGGATGGCGCGCAGGCGGTGATGCACCAGCAGGTTGACGTGCAGTCGCTGGACTGCGATTTCTATGTCTTCTCTGGCCACAAGCTGTACGGGCCTTCCGGTATCGGTATTCTGTACGGCCGTCGGGCGTTGCTGCAACAGATGCCACCATGGGAAGGGGGGGGGGCGATGATTCAACAGGTTAGCTTAAGTGCTGGCACCACCTTCGCCGAGCCACCGTGGCGTTTTGAGGCCGGCTCGCCGAATACCGCTGCTATCATTGGGCTGGGGGCGGCGATCGACTACGTGAGTGCACTGGGTCTGAAGGCGATCCACAACTACGAACAATCGCTGATGCACTATGCACTTGAGGCGTTGCAGCAGGTGCCGACAATCAAAATCTACGGCCCGGCGGATCGTGTCGGAGTGATTGCCTTTAATTTGGGTGAACACCATGCTTATGATGTCGGTAGCTTCCTCGATCAGTATGGCATTGCCATTCGTACCGGCCATCACTGTGCGATGCCGCTGATGGCGTTTTATCAGGTACCCAGCATGTGCCGCGCCTCGTTGGCGCTATATAATACACAGGAAGAAGTGGCGCGGTTAATGGCCGGTTTACAACGCATTCATCAGCTATTGGGCTAG